The Erwinia billingiae Eb661 nucleotide sequence GATGTCGCCTCGATGCTCCATACGGACATTGGCAATGACCTCTGCAGTAGCTTCAATCAGTACGCGCTCTGACAGTGCGCTCTCAGTGCGTACCTGCTTGCGTACCTCTTGTTTGCGTACCAGATCATCAGCTCGCTCTTTGACCTTTGCGGCAAGGTCACGCGACCAGTCATCACGCTTTGCTCTTTTTCGTATAGCCCCTTCACTGATGCTGTGTTGAGAGGCGATTTCGCGTAAAGACATCAAGCCAGCCCGGTAAGCCGATTCGATAGCCTCCCAGTCAGGTGATGCCATGATTTATTCCTTCGCTTTTTCTTCAGTTTCAGCTTCCGGCACGTACTCCAACTTGAGCACGTCGTCTGGCGCCAGGTAAACCCACGAGCCGTCTTCTTTGGCTACACCGATGAAGCCGTTAACCATCTCAGGCTGTGATCGGTTCATCAGGCCTTCGTGGGTTTCACCTGACTTAGTGGTTACGGTGATGCGGTAGGTGTCAGCCATGGTTTCTCCGGGCAATAAAAAACCGCCGAAGGCGGCTTAAAATTTAACAGTATGCGAAAAAACTAATTCGCATTGCTCATGAATGTGATCGCTGGCTTCCCTGCTTTATCTGCCCACTGGTTATATTCATCAACGAGGACTCTAAGTTTTGTTTCATATTCCTTTAGTTCTTCAATGGCCTTCTCAATTTTTGAGATGCCCATAGAGGTAATAGTATTACTGATAAAGGTGGAGCCTGTTGTTCTTGTAGCAGAACTAACCCTCTGTGCGTGCATGTCTCTTTTTGATAAGCATTCAGTGATCTCTTTGCGCAAATGCTCACAACGGCCCATCGCCTCAAAATTTAACTCAGACATCATAACCTCCTTTTCATAAAGTGAGGTTACACACTACCGTTAGGATTAATCCTAGTGAAGCAAAATTTATCATTCATCATCAGTCGTACTTGCAAATGCTACTTGTGATGCAATAAAAAACCGCCCGTAGGCGGTTAGGTCTCAATCAGGTTTTATCGCCTGATTCAGGTGCGCTATGTGGATCATCTTTAGCGGCATCATTTTCTTTTTGATCAGGCTTTGTACTTCCCGGCTTAGGCTCATAGTCAGGATGATCGCCTTCAATTGGACGTTCTGTCATGAATCCTCCACTTTTGTCTGAAACACATCTTAAAGTATAGAAGGTAATCTCATACCAAGCCTAACGGAGTGATTTTCAAAGGCTGATTTTAGTCAGGCAGCCTGGTGATTGGGTGGCGTACTACTTCAGGCACTGCTCACTGATGTAATCCTGCAATCCAGCTATTTGCTTTCCGGCAACTTCGATTCGCTCTCTGAGGGTGAAATAATCCCGTTGAGCGGTGTCAGTAAGTCGAATGCATTTTTCAGCAAAAAAAAACCGCCAGAGGCGGCTTTAATAAATTTGTTGCTTCATAAATTTTGGCGTGAAGCCCTTAGATGAATATTTCTTTCATCTGAATTCCTAAAGCTTTAGCAAGCTTACTGATGGTGGACAGAGAAGGATTTCTTTTCCCTGTCTCTAAGCCGCTGAGATAAGTACGGTTTAAATCACATGCTTCAGCCAGCGCTTCCTGAGTCAGATGCTTGTCTTTTCTCAGCAATGCAACCCGCTTTCCAAAGTAGACCTGTAGTAGTGTTTTCATCAGGATTTACCCATGGATGACAAAAAGTGATTTGCAATGCGGGCAAAGCATAATCTTTTCATGGGATTGTTTGCTAATGGACTGTTTTGATTTTTCTCCGCATACAGGGCAAGTCGCGTAAGAGGTGATTTTAGCAATTTGGTCCATTACCTGGTTAAAGTAGGACATCAGATTTGGCCTTTTAAGTGAATGGGCCTAACTATACCACCACTGGTTATTTTTTACTCAAACCATAATGTTTATCCGGTATTGGTGCATCCTGCGTAATCACTCACGGATAGATTCAATTTTGCGCAATCCAGCGCGGTCAATGTTGCACTGACCAAGCAGGCCAAATAGCTCAGCATTAAGTGACACGCTGTCACCAAACGTAATGCCTTCCGGCACTGGCGGCACGTCAATAGGGCTTGTCAGGTCAACGGGGATCGGCAGGTTTGGCTGCTTTATTGTCCTGTACTCCACTTGCGGCTTTTGCTGCGTCCCGCAACCTGTCAACAGCATCAGCGGGAACAGGAGCAACAGCGCACTTGTCATCCGCGAGGTAACGTTTGATTTCACTCTGGAGCTTCCTGTTTTGCTGTGCTGTAACTGCCCGTTGCTCGGTTACCTGAGACATGACGGCATTCTGTTGTTTCACTGCTGTGACCAGGTCTTTCACACTGGATGCCAGGTCATCATTTTTGGAACGAAGATCGTTAATCTGATCATCTTTGCTATTGGTTAGCTTCTCCAGCCTCTCGTTGGTTGCGGTTAGCTGAGAGTTGCGGGCATTAAGCCCCCACAGCGCCACGCAGATGAGTCCAATAACGATGATGTGCGAGTAATTTCTGAGTCCGGCGATGATGTTCATGTTTTGAATAGTTCCCTTTCTCTCTTGCGGCGTGGAAATAGCAGGTCAGGGATGTTTCCTGCTCGTTTCCACAGCAGCAACTGATCGGCAGCACCAGCGTAATCGCTGGCATTTAGCTTCTTAAGCAGAGTGGAATTCTCAAAGGCGGACTTGCCCACGTTAAAAACAAAGCTGCAGAGCGCGTCATACTGGTTTTGGGTGAGTGGCACTTTCACCGATTTACCGATGGATGATTCAACCCAGGCAATGTCACTCAGCAGTAAGGCCGTCGACTGATTCTGAGTGATCGTCATGCCGCGAGTTATTGGCTTCCCACTTACCGCGCCTGTGTGGCCGACACCTATAGTCAGGACGCCTACCGAGTCAGCATAAGCAGTTAGCTTCTCGCCCTCTTCACGCTTGATAAACGCAACGCCGTTATTGCTGAGCTTCATCAGTGCCTCCAAACTTTTTATCTGTCAGCTTTCTGAAGCGGAACGAGATGTAGTCGATTCCGATGAAGCCAATGAGAATGGCGGCAACCCAGGCAAAATCGTCACCTATATTCCATCCGAAGATTGAGATAACGACCTGAAGGGTTGGCTTGACGAAGAAGGCAAAGATACTGCACATGGCTGCGTCCATCAGACGGCGTGGCCACGTGTCTTTACCGAAGTATGATGCTCGCAGTAGAGCCATTGCACCGGCCAAGGCGGCATATCCTGATTCATTTCTATGGGCATAAAGCCAGGCTATCAGGCTCGCCCAGTAGCCCGGATCTTTATCTGGCATTCTATTCATTTCCACCCCCGAAAAGGGGACTTGTCCATTTTAGGAATTAGATACATTGTGAACTGAACAAGTCCGGCTATGCTTTACCTTGTCGAGAGAAAAAGCCCCGCCTTGTCACTGTGTAGTCAAATGCCGAAAATCCGCCACTGTGCGGATTTTTTGCATTCAAAAGTGCTGTGCAGCTTACAAAGATGAGAGAGTGATTTTTTGAAGCGGACAAAAAGAAAAGGCCCCGCATATGCGGAGCCTTAGAATTGGTGCGCCTGTTTATCATCTATGATTATGATTCATTCCATCGATTGGGCGGCGCATTGAATAACTACATTATTAATATTAGTAGTTACTGTGGAAATTACAAATAAAGAAGCCCTGACTGTAAGCCAGAGCTTTTTATGAAGAAATGCTTTTCCTAATTACTCTCAGTGAGCATTTAATTTTAATGGGTTAGATATGCGATTTTTAACTGAATGCTAACTAAGCTGCAGCTCAGTTCGCTTTACTTCCCAATCATATCTGTATTTAGTCCGGTTTATTGCCCAATGTCTTTAGCTATTTGTGCCATTAGACTGCTAATGCAGAACATTCATTCTCCATTTCTCGCTTAACAGCGTAATACAATTCTCCCTCAAGGACATCCTGCGCCCATTCCATTCTATTTCGGGCTTCTTTCGGTGTTACGCCAGTGAAGTAAATTAACGACTGAGCGAGGTTTTGCGCGCTCTTGCATTTGCAGTATCGTAATCTGGCTACAGAGCGGATCGGGTTATCCCGTCCAAACGTTTTCACGATTACCGATTCCATAAAGGCAGCATCATCTGATTCTTTGGCGAGAGCGATGATGTTGCCGGCTGATGATTGTGGGACCAGGATGTCACGGGCTTTACGGAGTAACTCTTCCCCTCTGTAACCTTCACAGTGAAGCTCTGTGACGACCCTCTCTATCTGCCTTGCTTTCTGCTCACTCCATTCACAGCGCATCATGAGCCTGCCGAGCACGTTAATTTCGCCACGCTCATACTCATCACCGGAAAGGTGATCACCCCATACAGTCAGGAGATTACGAATCCAGGCCTGCTGCGATCGGTTGATGGTCTTCCAGCCGGTTCCGAATAGCCTGCGCATGTCAGCGGCAGTACGTACCCCAGCGAGACGAACGATTTGCTGATAGTCACGCTCTATTCTCATGCTGCCTCTCTTTGCTTAATTATTTCCCGTAGCAAAGCCCTGTATTTCGCACGCAGCGAGTCCAGTTCTTCACGGGTGTATCGGTGAGGGTTGTTGTCAGATTCGAGCGCTATGACGCGCTGAAGGCCGATTTTCGTTATGAGGTTGATACGGTATGGCCCGATGTTGCCGGAGTGGTGGGTATTGCACGCACTGCATTGTGATGAAACATTGTCCTCATTGAATCTCAGGTGCGATGCCGCCGCAGTAGAACGATAATGCCCGGCGTGATAGCTGACCGCCGTTGTGCTGCCGCAACTGATGCAGACTTCCCCGTCCCGCGCCCTGATGTAGTCGTTGAATGCCCGCTGGGTCATGTTCATCCAGTGGCTTAACGGTTTAACATCGGCTTTGCGCTTGTTCCATGCAGCACGCTCAGCTTTCTCCTGTCGCTTTTGTTTGCGATCGGCTAGCTGGTTAGCGAGTTGGATTGCACATTTGGGAGAGCAGACGGTCTGAAGGCTGTTGCGGGGTGTGAACTTGGTGGCGCAGCATTTGCATTTACGGGGTTTCGGCGGCTTGATGACTGTTGCCATCGTATCCTCCTGCTATGTTGGCGTTCGGGTCTTCCAGCATCCAGGCAGCGCAATCGTCACAGCAGTGTGCTTCGTCTTCGCTCAATGGGCGGCCACACTCCGCGCATACCCTGTCATATGGCTCACTCATACCCTGCTCCATATCGGCTGTTCCCAGCGCTTGCTTGGGATCGGTTCGTATTTGGTTTCTGGCAGCAATGCCGAAACAGTCCAGGACTTGTAGTCGGCTGCGAGGTTCTTTTCGGTTTTGATGTTGCGGGCGGTGTAGCTGAGGATTAACAGGTTGGCTTCTTCGGTGGTGCAGTCTGAGTGGTGGAACCATGATTTAGCCATGACCATTCCTCTTGTGCTGCCCTAACTGACCGCGATAGACCATCAGCACGCCATTAACTATCGCGTGCTGAGTAGCCTTAAAGTCACGGGCATACTTCCTGATGGTTGCTCGGTTAGAGTTAATCTTCCTTGCAGCCTCAGTTTGATTGCCGCGTGTGAGGGTGAGTAATTCAGGTATCGTGGTGAGTTGTGCGTTCATACCCTGACTCCGCGCAGTTGTCGATCAATTAACCGATAAATGCTGCTGTATTCCCGGCACATATCGAATATCGCGTTTTCACGCTTTGGCTTGCCCGGCACACGCCCCATTGTCTTAGCCAGGTGAGAATGATTGGCCGTCTGACGCGCTGAGGCTTCTGTCGCTTTGTAGGCGGGATTAAGCTTCGCGAAGGTGTGAATGTGATACCCATCGATTAGAACCTCGCCTCTGGCAACCATCTTGGATAGTGCACCACATGAGCTGCATCGCTTATAGCCAAGTGATTCAATGTGGTCGTGGATGATGCTGGTTGATACGTGTCCGGTTCGGCCGGTCAGAAACTCTTTGATTCGGTCGCGTGCTGTCATGCTGCATCTCCAAAGCGCGAAGCCCATTCTGCTGCACGGGCTGATTCATCGCTGAAAGTTACATTGTGGTTTGCGCCGAATGCGTGAATCAGGGTTATCAGGTCCCGCATTTCACTGACGCGCATTTTGCTTGTTGACTGGCCCAACACGACAAAGCCCCCATCGATACCTGGTACTGTGTCCTGTTTCTTCAGGCTGGCGCTGAAAACATGCTTCCAACTTTCGGAGTCCATCTTTCGCCCATACCAGATGACCTGACGTGAT carries:
- a CDS encoding helix-turn-helix domain-containing protein encodes the protein MKTLLQVYFGKRVALLRKDKHLTQEALAEACDLNRTYLSGLETGKRNPSLSTISKLAKALGIQMKEIFI
- a CDS encoding YnfU family zinc-binding protein, with the translated sequence MSYFNQVMDQIAKITSYATCPVCGEKSKQSISKQSHEKIMLCPHCKSLFVIHG
- the lysC gene encoding Rz1-like lysis system protein LysC, which codes for MTSALLLLFPLMLLTGCGTQQKPQVEYRTIKQPNLPIPVDLTSPIDVPPVPEGITFGDSVSLNAELFGLLGQCNIDRAGLRKIESIRE
- a CDS encoding coiled-coil domain-containing protein; its protein translation is MNIIAGLRNYSHIIVIGLICVALWGLNARNSQLTATNERLEKLTNSKDDQINDLRSKNDDLASSVKDLVTAVKQQNAVMSQVTEQRAVTAQQNRKLQSEIKRYLADDKCAVAPVPADAVDRLRDAAKAASGVQDNKAAKPADPR
- a CDS encoding lysozyme, whose translation is MKLSNNGVAFIKREEGEKLTAYADSVGVLTIGVGHTGAVSGKPITRGMTITQNQSTALLLSDIAWVESSIGKSVKVPLTQNQYDALCSFVFNVGKSAFENSTLLKKLNASDYAGAADQLLLWKRAGNIPDLLFPRRKRERELFKT
- a CDS encoding phage holin, lambda family, translating into MPDKDPGYWASLIAWLYAHRNESGYAALAGAMALLRASYFGKDTWPRRLMDAAMCSIFAFFVKPTLQVVISIFGWNIGDDFAWVAAILIGFIGIDYISFRFRKLTDKKFGGTDEAQQ
- a CDS encoding recombination protein NinG, producing the protein MATVIKPPKPRKCKCCATKFTPRNSLQTVCSPKCAIQLANQLADRKQKRQEKAERAAWNKRKADVKPLSHWMNMTQRAFNDYIRARDGEVCISCGSTTAVSYHAGHYRSTAAASHLRFNEDNVSSQCSACNTHHSGNIGPYRINLITKIGLQRVIALESDNNPHRYTREELDSLRAKYRALLREIIKQREAA
- a CDS encoding protein NinF is translated as MEQGMSEPYDRVCAECGRPLSEDEAHCCDDCAAWMLEDPNANIAGGYDGNSHQAAETP
- a CDS encoding protein ninH codes for the protein MNAQLTTIPELLTLTRGNQTEAARKINSNRATIRKYARDFKATQHAIVNGVLMVYRGQLGQHKRNGHG
- a CDS encoding recombination protein NinB, with amino-acid sequence MKQTFVLRDSNIRQHIISTIQQLPANFSKPYQIVIQEDTRSLAQNRMLWSCLNDVSRQVIWYGRKMDSESWKHVFSASLKKQDTVPGIDGGFVVLGQSTSKMRVSEMRDLITLIHAFGANHNVTFSDESARAAEWASRFGDAA